The following is a genomic window from Lysinibacillus sp. G4S2.
GCTTATGAAGGAAATTGGCCATGAGTTTGCCAATCGTTTCTCGGATCAGGTCATTACAAAAATATTAACGATCGAATCTTCGGGTATCGCACCATCTGTTATGCTAGGGCTTGAAATCGGTGCTCCTGTAGTGTTTGCGCGTAAACATAAATCTTTAACACTATCAGATAATCTTTTTTCTTCAAAAGTACATTCTTTCACAAAAAATGAAACAAATGATATTTCAGTATCACGTAGTTTCTTAAATGAAGATGATAATGTCCTAATTATTGATGATTTCTTAGCTAATGGAGAAGCTGTCAAAGGTTTGCTGGATATTGCAGCACAAGCTGGTGCAAATGTTGTGGGTGTCGGCATTGTTATTGAAAAAGGCTTCCAAGATGGCGGGAAATTATTACGTGAGCAAGGTGTTCGTGTAGAATCATTAGCGATTGTAGATTCTCTTGAGGATGGCAAAGTAACGTTTGCTCCGGAGGCTAATGCGTGATGAATACTGATCAATTATGCCTCGGCATAATTGCGTCCGGAAGCTTTAACTTCTTTCAGCATGCGTTTGGACACCTGCTGAAAAGTAGTTTAAATCTGCATTCATTACATCACCTATAGAGGAGGGAAACTTTTGCTGAAAGAAGTTAAATCGACTGCGCTAGCGATTCAACATTTACTTGCGATGTATGCAGGAGCCATT
Proteins encoded in this region:
- a CDS encoding xanthine phosphoribosyltransferase; translated protein: MKLLHDKILREGKVLSSSVLKVDSFLNHQIDPMLMKEIGHEFANRFSDQVITKILTIESSGIAPSVMLGLEIGAPVVFARKHKSLTLSDNLFSSKVHSFTKNETNDISVSRSFLNEDDNVLIIDDFLANGEAVKGLLDIAAQAGANVVGVGIVIEKGFQDGGKLLREQGVRVESLAIVDSLEDGKVTFAPEANA